The following are encoded together in the Roseobacter denitrificans OCh 114 genome:
- a CDS encoding DMT family transporter, protein MTIDRPFLGIMLMLGFCVLAPVGDAIAKILGQTVPIGQLVLVRFAVQAVLLIPLVWLTHRHWRMSKRVTWLTFLRTILHILGIGAMVTALKYLPLADAIAIAFVMPFIMLVLGKFALGEEVGARRIIACAVGFLGTLLVVQPSFAQVGWPALLPVGVAINFALFMLVTRQIAKETDPISLQAVSGVMAVFVILPILLIFQNSSFLQLRIVNVSSHDWALLLSIGVLGTVAHLLMTWSLRFAPSATLAPMQYLEIPFATILGFIVFGDFPNPVASLGIMITIAAGLYVVLRERAIALSLKAPAQPAEETRAA, encoded by the coding sequence ATGACAATTGACCGACCTTTCCTTGGCATCATGCTGATGCTGGGATTTTGCGTGCTTGCGCCAGTCGGCGATGCAATTGCGAAAATCCTCGGACAAACCGTGCCAATCGGCCAGTTGGTGCTGGTCCGTTTCGCGGTTCAGGCTGTGCTGCTGATTCCACTGGTCTGGCTCACACATCGGCACTGGCGCATGAGCAAACGCGTGACATGGCTGACTTTCCTGCGCACTATCCTCCATATTCTTGGCATAGGCGCGATGGTTACCGCGTTGAAATACCTGCCCCTTGCGGATGCGATCGCCATTGCCTTCGTGATGCCGTTCATCATGCTCGTGCTGGGTAAATTCGCCCTCGGCGAAGAGGTGGGCGCGCGCCGTATCATTGCCTGCGCCGTGGGGTTTCTTGGCACGTTGCTGGTCGTGCAGCCCAGCTTTGCCCAGGTCGGCTGGCCTGCCCTTTTGCCCGTTGGCGTGGCCATCAACTTTGCGCTTTTCATGCTGGTTACCCGCCAGATCGCAAAGGAAACCGATCCAATCAGCCTGCAGGCCGTCAGCGGCGTGATGGCAGTGTTTGTGATCCTACCGATTCTTTTGATCTTTCAAAACAGCAGTTTTCTACAACTCCGGATTGTAAATGTGTCGTCCCATGACTGGGCCTTACTGCTGAGCATTGGCGTCTTGGGGACGGTCGCGCATCTGCTGATGACGTGGTCGCTGCGTTTTGCCCCCTCGGCCACGCTTGCGCCGATGCAATATCTGGAAATACCCTTTGCCACGATCCTCGGCTTTATCGTGTTTGGCGATTTTCCAAACCCAGTGGCAAGCCTTGGCATCATGATTACGATTGCAGCGGGCCTTTATGTGGTGCTGCGGGAGCGGGCCATCGCCTTGTCGCTGAAAGCGCCTGCACAACCGGCTGAAGAAACGCGCGCGGCATGA
- a CDS encoding thiamine diphosphokinase, whose product MTYTCVETTKPLTLIGGGEATADDLASALALAPTCVAADSGAHLALEAGVDLAAVIGDMDSISASARARIAPQRFHHIAEQDSTDFDKALRHIKAPLIIAVGFSGGRVDHGLAALNTLVCRADRHVVLLGAQDIIFLCPPAFQVPTPEGTRVSLFPMGAVQGRSEGLFWPIDGIDFAPGARTGTSNRATGPVSLEMDAPVMLCIMPRAFLQPVVQALSATRRWPAPAAPHKGPLQS is encoded by the coding sequence ATGACTTATACATGTGTAGAGACGACCAAACCGTTAACCCTGATTGGGGGCGGAGAGGCGACGGCGGATGATCTGGCCAGCGCGCTGGCGCTGGCTCCGACATGCGTTGCGGCCGACAGCGGCGCGCATCTGGCGCTGGAGGCCGGTGTCGATCTGGCCGCCGTCATCGGGGATATGGACTCAATCTCGGCCTCCGCGCGCGCGCGCATCGCGCCACAGCGGTTTCATCACATTGCGGAACAGGACAGCACAGATTTCGACAAGGCACTGCGGCACATCAAAGCGCCTTTGATCATCGCCGTTGGTTTCAGCGGAGGGCGGGTCGATCATGGGCTGGCGGCCTTGAACACGTTGGTGTGCCGGGCGGACCGGCATGTGGTCTTGCTCGGTGCACAGGACATCATTTTCCTGTGCCCGCCCGCCTTCCAGGTGCCAACCCCCGAAGGCACACGGGTGTCGCTATTCCCGATGGGGGCGGTTCAGGGGCGGTCTGAAGGGTTGTTCTGGCCCATCGACGGGATTGATTTTGCGCCCGGTGCGCGGACAGGTACATCAAATCGGGCAACCGGGCCGGTATCGCTTGAAATGGATGCCCCGGTGATGTTGTGCATCATGCCGCGCGCGTTTCTTCAGCCGGTTGTGCAGGCGCTTTCAGCGACAAGGCGATGGCCCGCTCCCGCAGCACCACATAAAGGCCCGCTGCAATCGTAA
- a CDS encoding TerB family tellurite resistance protein translates to MFADFLKRLTQSDAEDFPDEDARLALTALLVRIARSDNDYSSEERERIDRITARRYGLGPGAVSALREEAEALEAEAPDTVRFTRAIKDAVPYDDRLSVVKALWEVVLADGARAEEEDALVRMVTNFLGISDRDSALARQEINPQA, encoded by the coding sequence ATGTTTGCTGATTTCCTGAAAAGACTGACCCAGTCTGACGCCGAAGACTTCCCCGATGAGGACGCACGTCTTGCATTGACCGCTTTGCTGGTTCGGATCGCACGGTCCGACAATGACTACAGCAGCGAAGAGCGCGAGCGGATCGACAGAATAACAGCGCGTCGTTACGGCCTCGGGCCGGGTGCTGTCAGTGCCCTGCGCGAAGAGGCCGAAGCGCTCGAAGCCGAGGCGCCCGATACCGTCCGCTTTACCCGCGCGATCAAAGACGCCGTCCCCTATGATGACCGCCTGTCGGTGGTCAAAGCGCTGTGGGAAGTGGTGCTGGCAGATGGTGCGCGGGCCGAGGAAGAAGACGCTTTGGTGCGCATGGTCACGAACTTTCTGGGCATCAGCGACCGCGACAGCGCTTTGGCGCGACAGGAAATAAACCCGCAGGCATGA
- the nthB gene encoding nitrile hydratase subunit beta: MTRPHDMGGRYGDGPVIPENENLRFKEDWHARALAVTLASGSLGQWNIDISRHAREKLSPTDYARFSYYEKWIAGLADLLVHSGVVDPREYAGADPVPSPLADRALRAQDVDKVLATGGPADRPSQVPQLFSVGDAVKTRKVAANCLVDGGHTRLPRYAAGMRGRIVRFHGTHVLPDSAAHRLGDAPEPLYAVAFRAAELWAHPEHPEDEVVLDLWQSYLVADA; the protein is encoded by the coding sequence ATGACACGTCCGCACGACATGGGCGGGCGGTATGGCGACGGCCCTGTCATACCGGAAAATGAGAACCTGCGCTTCAAAGAGGACTGGCATGCGCGTGCCTTGGCCGTGACGCTGGCCTCTGGCAGTCTGGGTCAGTGGAACATCGACATCTCACGGCACGCGCGTGAAAAACTCTCCCCCACGGATTATGCGCGCTTTAGCTATTACGAAAAATGGATAGCCGGGTTGGCCGATTTGCTGGTGCACAGTGGTGTTGTCGATCCACGTGAGTACGCGGGCGCGGACCCGGTGCCAAGCCCTCTGGCGGATCGGGCCTTGCGCGCGCAAGACGTGGACAAAGTGCTTGCAACTGGCGGGCCTGCGGACCGACCGTCGCAGGTTCCACAGCTTTTCAGTGTCGGCGACGCCGTCAAAACGCGAAAGGTTGCGGCGAACTGCCTTGTCGATGGCGGCCACACGCGCTTGCCGCGCTACGCGGCGGGGATGCGGGGCCGCATCGTCCGTTTCCACGGTACGCATGTCTTGCCGGACAGTGCGGCGCATCGGCTTGGCGATGCACCCGAACCGCTTTACGCTGTTGCTTTTCGCGCCGCCGAACTCTGGGCGCATCCTGAGCATCCGGAGGATGAAGTCGTGCTGGATCTGTGGCAAAGCTATCTGGTGGCGGACGCATGA
- a CDS encoding DUF6524 family protein: MGILTRWMGAFVLLAATFNPTQYNYIMWLQTHGAQNLSVAVLVGLVLAVGYIIFLRATLRSIGPLGMALILGIFAASVWVLHDFGVLSLDNQNLNVWLALFALSAVLGIGLGWSHVRRALSGQTDVDDVED; encoded by the coding sequence ATGGGCATACTCACACGTTGGATGGGCGCGTTCGTGCTCTTGGCAGCCACCTTCAACCCGACCCAATACAACTATATCATGTGGCTACAGACGCACGGTGCGCAAAACCTGTCCGTCGCCGTCCTTGTGGGGCTGGTTCTGGCCGTTGGCTATATCATCTTCCTGCGTGCAACGCTGAGATCCATCGGGCCGCTTGGCATGGCGCTGATCCTTGGAATTTTCGCGGCCTCGGTCTGGGTCCTGCATGATTTTGGCGTTCTGTCGCTGGACAACCAGAACCTCAACGTCTGGCTTGCGCTCTTTGCCTTGTCTGCCGTTTTGGGCATCGGGCTCGGGTGGAGCCATGTGCGGCGCGCGCTTTCCGGGCAAACGGATGTGGATGACGTTGAGGATTGA
- a CDS encoding phosphate/phosphite/phosphonate ABC transporter substrate-binding protein: MIASLPMYESPHTRAAHDTYWQAIRHHYGRGPLQLRRDMDPHACWERDDLILSQTCGLPYRSGLHRSVLLVGTPDYGVTDCPPGYYRSHLIVRATDKRTHIADFAGARFARNDVRSQSGWAAAEQHLIDHDAGFSFATNCLDTKAHRASVEAVSTGMADIAAIDAVTWALLDRDTDLTGTLRVLASTSPTPGLPYVCARAQDPRALFAAITQAIAGLDPDVRAALMIKNIVYIPRSAYLAVPQPPAQDCDT, translated from the coding sequence ATGATCGCCAGTCTGCCCATGTATGAAAGCCCGCATACCCGTGCGGCGCATGATACATATTGGCAAGCCATCCGCCATCATTACGGGCGCGGACCTCTCCAGTTGCGCCGCGACATGGACCCACACGCATGTTGGGAAAGAGACGACCTGATTTTATCCCAAACCTGCGGTCTTCCCTATCGCAGCGGCCTGCACCGGTCGGTCTTGCTGGTCGGGACACCGGATTACGGGGTGACCGATTGCCCGCCGGGCTATTACCGGTCACATCTCATTGTACGCGCCACAGACAAGAGAACACACATCGCGGATTTCGCAGGTGCGCGCTTTGCCCGCAATGATGTGCGATCTCAATCCGGATGGGCAGCTGCGGAGCAACACCTCATTGACCACGACGCCGGTTTCAGTTTTGCAACCAACTGTTTGGACACAAAGGCACATCGCGCTTCTGTCGAAGCTGTCAGCACCGGCATGGCGGATATCGCGGCTATCGACGCGGTGACATGGGCCTTGCTGGACCGCGACACGGATCTTACCGGCACTCTGCGCGTGCTCGCCTCCACCTCGCCGACACCGGGGTTGCCCTATGTCTGCGCGCGCGCGCAGGACCCTCGGGCGCTTTTCGCCGCCATCACGCAAGCTATTGCAGGATTGGACCCGGATGTGCGCGCAGCATTGATGATCAAAAACATCGTGTACATTCCGAGGTCGGCCTATCTCGCTGTGCCACAGCCGCCAGCACAGGACTGCGATACGTGA
- a CDS encoding 23S rRNA (adenine(2030)-N(6))-methyltransferase RlmJ, whose translation MLSYQHIYHAGNLADVHKHVLLAWILSYMLRKDKPLSYIETHAGRGLYDLQDPAALKTAEAAQGIEKAHAFFDDTHPFATVLTKIRRDFGTSFYPGSPLIAASLLRPGDRMHFAELHPAEFEALDFNTSATGAKCYKMDGFALAHSICPPTPRRGAMLIDPSYELKSDYSKIPQQIAKLNKAWNVGVICLWYPILKVSQHIGMLQGLQRDHPNALRHEVAFPPAKKGHGMIGSGMFVINPPYGLAEEMTRLGTHFGQAKRLVS comes from the coding sequence ATGCTAAGCTACCAACATATCTACCACGCGGGCAATCTTGCCGATGTGCATAAACATGTGCTGCTGGCGTGGATTTTGTCTTACATGCTGCGCAAGGACAAACCGCTTTCCTATATCGAGACTCATGCGGGCCGCGGGCTTTATGACCTGCAGGACCCGGCAGCGCTGAAAACGGCTGAGGCAGCGCAGGGTATAGAGAAAGCCCACGCCTTTTTCGACGATACACATCCTTTTGCGACCGTCCTGACCAAAATCCGGCGTGATTTCGGGACCTCGTTTTACCCCGGCTCCCCCCTGATCGCGGCCTCCCTGCTCAGGCCCGGTGACCGGATGCATTTTGCCGAACTTCACCCGGCTGAATTTGAGGCATTGGATTTCAATACCTCCGCAACCGGCGCAAAATGCTACAAGATGGACGGGTTTGCCTTGGCGCATTCCATCTGCCCGCCGACCCCGCGACGTGGCGCGATGCTTATTGACCCAAGTTATGAACTCAAATCCGACTACAGCAAAATTCCGCAGCAGATCGCAAAGTTGAACAAAGCATGGAATGTGGGCGTGATCTGCCTATGGTACCCGATCCTGAAGGTCAGCCAGCACATTGGCATGTTGCAAGGCCTGCAGCGCGATCACCCCAACGCGCTGCGCCATGAGGTTGCGTTTCCGCCTGCCAAAAAGGGGCATGGCATGATCGGCTCTGGCATGTTTGTGATCAATCCCCCCTATGGTCTGGCCGAAGAGATGACCCGCCTCGGCACGCATTTTGGGCAGGCCAAGCGGCTTGTCTCATAA
- a CDS encoding DUF2842 domain-containing protein, translating to MSLSYKARRRLTLLILLIGLPVYIVSCITVINWLERPSLWVELIVYVVLGVFWALPFKFVFKGVGQADPDQHEG from the coding sequence ATGTCGCTGAGTTACAAAGCCAGACGCCGCCTGACACTGCTGATCCTCCTGATTGGCTTACCGGTCTATATCGTGTCCTGCATCACTGTGATCAACTGGCTTGAACGCCCCTCGCTCTGGGTCGAACTGATTGTCTACGTGGTGCTGGGTGTGTTCTGGGCCTTGCCGTTCAAATTTGTGTTCAAAGGCGTCGGCCAGGCTGATCCGGACCAACACGAAGGCTGA
- a CDS encoding VPLPA-CTERM sorting domain-containing protein, with protein MIEDFEDQSTLTGLFENGANVDGTGGTTEGEIQGVLGTSVGTFTTIGPIGNGSTCGALDLNGDNCTNIALQEDPGQNGQGNLVPAAGDWSINSNDTLGVIWQAALAGGTFFDSLVFAIQDAADAGAKKLAVSADGVTETFDNLGNGNESIVVVSFGTAVNAATVNIETSANDGFTIDGAAISPVPLPASSLLLIGGMAALAGVARRRKNKKA; from the coding sequence GTGATCGAAGACTTCGAAGATCAGAGCACGCTGACCGGCTTGTTCGAAAATGGCGCTAACGTTGACGGCACGGGCGGCACCACAGAAGGCGAAATCCAGGGTGTGCTTGGAACTTCCGTTGGTACGTTCACAACAATCGGGCCAATCGGCAACGGTTCCACTTGTGGCGCGCTTGATCTCAATGGCGATAATTGCACGAACATCGCTCTGCAAGAAGATCCAGGCCAGAACGGTCAGGGGAACTTGGTGCCTGCTGCCGGTGATTGGTCAATCAACTCCAACGATACGCTCGGCGTAATCTGGCAAGCTGCTCTGGCGGGTGGGACGTTCTTTGACTCCCTCGTTTTCGCGATCCAAGATGCGGCGGATGCAGGCGCGAAGAAGTTGGCAGTTTCGGCTGACGGTGTGACTGAGACATTCGACAACCTCGGCAACGGAAACGAAAGCATTGTTGTTGTTTCTTTCGGAACAGCTGTAAACGCGGCAACCGTGAACATCGAAACGTCGGCAAACGACGGTTTCACAATTGACGGCGCAGCGATCAGCCCCGTTCCACTGCCAGCATCTTCGCTGCTGTTGATCGGTGGTATGGCTGCTCTGGCAGGCGTGGCACGTCGCCGGAAGAACAAAAAAGCCTGA
- the secG gene encoding preprotein translocase subunit SecG, protein MENVVLIIHLILALGLIAVVLLQRSEGGGLGMGGGGGGAMTGRAAATALGKVTWLLAIAFICTSITLTIFAAENASGSSVIDRLGVTPPAADRGETPALPDSDLLLPPSADENAPLVPTLD, encoded by the coding sequence ATGGAAAACGTCGTCCTGATCATACACCTTATCCTCGCTTTGGGGCTGATCGCAGTCGTACTGCTGCAGCGTTCCGAGGGGGGTGGCCTTGGCATGGGTGGCGGTGGTGGTGGCGCCATGACCGGACGCGCGGCGGCTACCGCCCTGGGCAAGGTCACATGGCTGCTGGCGATTGCTTTTATCTGTACCTCGATCACGCTGACGATATTTGCGGCTGAGAACGCATCGGGATCTTCGGTGATTGACCGCCTCGGCGTGACGCCACCGGCGGCGGATCGCGGCGAGACGCCCGCACTGCCCGACAGTGACCTCTTGCTGCCCCCCTCGGCAGATGAGAACGCGCCTTTGGTGCCGACGCTGGACTGA
- a CDS encoding nitrile hydratase accessory protein encodes MTPPEPVFSEPWHAQVFAVTVRLNETGHLPWPEWAAAFSRTLKRHGLSKELDGGDDYFLAWLETLEKVLVSKGMAETSDITAIKAAWETAYLRTPHGKPVHLAD; translated from the coding sequence ATGACACCGCCGGAACCTGTGTTTTCAGAACCCTGGCACGCGCAGGTTTTCGCCGTCACCGTGCGGTTGAATGAAACGGGCCATTTGCCTTGGCCCGAGTGGGCGGCGGCCTTTTCGCGTACACTCAAGCGCCATGGGTTGAGCAAAGAACTGGATGGCGGTGACGACTACTTTCTGGCCTGGCTCGAAACGCTTGAAAAGGTGCTGGTGTCCAAGGGCATGGCTGAAACATCCGATATTACCGCAATCAAGGCCGCCTGGGAAACGGCCTATCTGCGCACACCACATGGAAAGCCCGTGCATCTGGCGGATTGA
- a CDS encoding adenylosuccinate synthase, with product MANVVVVGAQWGDEGKGKIVDWLSERADVIARFQGGHNAGHTLVIDGKVYKLNALPSGVVRGGKLSVIGNGVVLDPWHLIKEIDIIRGQGVDISPETLMIAENTPLILPIHGELDRAREEAASKGTKIGTTGRGIGPAYEDKVGRRSVRVADLADTATLEARVDRALQHHDPLRKGLGIEPVDRDALVAQLVEIAPHILKYAAPVWKVLNEKRRAGKRILFEGAQGALLDIDFGTYPFVTSSNVIAGQAATGVGVGPGAINYVLGIVKAYTTRVGEGPFPAELDDADGQRLGERGHEFGTVTGRKRRCGWFDAVLVRQTCATSGVNGIALTKLDVLDGFETLKICVGYELDGKRMDYLPTAADHQARCRPIYEEMPGWSDSTEGARSWADLPANAIKYVRRVEELIDCPVALLSTSPEREDTILVTDPFAD from the coding sequence ATGGCAAACGTCGTCGTTGTGGGCGCTCAGTGGGGCGACGAAGGAAAAGGCAAGATCGTCGACTGGCTGTCTGAACGCGCCGATGTGATCGCGCGCTTTCAGGGCGGTCACAATGCCGGGCATACGCTGGTCATTGATGGCAAGGTCTACAAGCTGAACGCGTTGCCCTCCGGTGTGGTGCGGGGCGGCAAACTGTCTGTTATTGGCAACGGCGTTGTGCTGGACCCTTGGCACCTGATCAAGGAAATCGATATTATCCGCGGGCAGGGCGTCGATATTTCTCCCGAGACCTTGATGATCGCCGAAAACACACCGCTGATCCTGCCCATTCATGGCGAATTGGACCGTGCGCGCGAGGAAGCCGCGAGCAAAGGCACCAAGATCGGTACGACGGGCCGGGGTATTGGCCCCGCCTATGAGGATAAGGTCGGTCGCCGTTCGGTCCGGGTCGCGGATCTGGCCGATACTGCCACGCTCGAAGCGCGGGTGGATCGTGCGCTGCAGCACCACGATCCGCTGCGCAAAGGCCTCGGGATTGAGCCGGTGGACCGGGACGCGCTGGTGGCGCAACTGGTCGAAATTGCACCGCACATCCTCAAGTACGCAGCGCCCGTGTGGAAGGTGCTCAACGAAAAGCGGCGCGCGGGCAAGCGTATTCTGTTTGAGGGCGCACAGGGCGCGCTTTTGGATATCGACTTTGGCACCTATCCCTTTGTAACCTCATCAAACGTGATCGCAGGTCAGGCGGCCACCGGTGTTGGTGTCGGGCCGGGCGCGATCAACTATGTGCTCGGGATCGTCAAAGCCTATACAACGCGGGTGGGTGAAGGCCCCTTTCCGGCGGAACTGGATGATGCCGACGGCCAGCGTCTTGGCGAGCGCGGGCATGAATTTGGCACAGTGACAGGGCGCAAACGGCGCTGTGGCTGGTTTGATGCGGTGCTGGTGCGCCAGACCTGTGCGACATCCGGTGTCAACGGGATTGCCCTGACCAAACTGGATGTTCTGGACGGATTCGAGACGCTCAAGATCTGTGTTGGATATGAGCTGGATGGCAAGCGCATGGATTATTTGCCGACCGCAGCGGACCATCAGGCACGCTGCCGTCCCATTTACGAAGAAATGCCGGGGTGGTCGGATTCCACCGAAGGCGCGCGCAGTTGGGCGGATTTGCCCGCCAACGCGATTAAATATGTGCGCCGTGTTGAAGAGTTGATCGACTGCCCGGTCGCTCTACTTTCTACTTCGCCGGAGCGGGAAGACACCATCCTCGTCACGGATCCGTTTGCCGATTGA
- the nthA gene encoding nitrile hydratase subunit alpha, which translates to MPHDHDDHTHPHTLLPSDPALRIKALETLLTRKGLIDPQALDAIIDTYENRIGPRNGAHVVVKAWTDPAFRAALLEDATKVVSELGYYGRQGEHMVAVENTDSVHNMVVCTLCSCYPWPLLGIPPTWYKSDAYRARAVREPRKVLADFGVALPSDVAVRVWDSTAEVRYLVIPRRPDGTDGLDEKALMDLVTRDSMIGTGLAHYPAAGTT; encoded by the coding sequence ATGCCGCATGATCACGATGACCACACTCACCCGCATACTCTGCTGCCCAGCGACCCTGCGCTGCGCATCAAGGCTCTGGAAACGCTGCTGACCCGAAAAGGGCTGATTGATCCGCAAGCGCTGGATGCGATCATTGATACCTATGAAAACAGGATCGGCCCGCGCAACGGAGCGCATGTGGTGGTCAAAGCATGGACGGACCCCGCGTTCCGCGCCGCCTTGCTGGAGGATGCTACAAAGGTCGTGTCCGAACTGGGATATTATGGGCGTCAGGGCGAACATATGGTGGCCGTTGAAAACACGGATAGCGTTCATAACATGGTCGTGTGCACCCTGTGCAGCTGTTATCCTTGGCCGCTGCTCGGCATTCCGCCGACTTGGTATAAATCGGATGCGTATCGCGCCCGCGCGGTACGCGAGCCGCGAAAGGTGCTGGCGGACTTTGGGGTCGCCTTGCCCTCTGACGTGGCCGTGCGCGTCTGGGACAGCACAGCCGAGGTGCGCTATCTGGTCATTCCGCGACGTCCCGATGGCACCGACGGATTGGATGAGAAGGCCTTGATGGACCTCGTCACCCGCGACAGCATGATCGGCACGGGCCTCGCGCACTACCCCGCGGCGGGCACGACATGA
- a CDS encoding CTP synthase, whose amino-acid sequence MARYIFITGGVVSSLGKGLASAALGALLQARGFSVRLRKLDPYLNVDPGTMSPFEHGEVFVTDDGAETDLDLGHYERFTGVAARSTDSVSSGRIYSTVLEKERRGDYLGKTIQVIPHVTNEIKDFIAIGDDEVDFMLCEIGGTVGDIEGLPFFEAIRQFTHDKPRGQCIFMHLTLLPYLAASGELKTKPTQHSVKELQSIGIAPDILVCRSEHPIPEKEREKIALFCNVRKEAVVAAYDLKTIYDAPLAYHEQGLDQAVLDAFDISPAPKPDLTVWRDVSDRVHNPEGEVKVAIVGKYTQLEDAYKSIAEALTHGGMANRVKVIVEWVDAEVFDTQDVAPHLEGFHAILVPGGFGERGTEGKIKAAQYAREHNVPYLGICLGMQMAVIEAARNVANIKAAGSEEFDHEAGKKRFEPVVYHLKEWVQGNAKVSRRVGDDKGGTMRLGAYDAALTPGTRVADIYHTSAIDERHRHRYEVDIKYRAQLEDAGLVFSGMSPDGKLPEIIEWPNHPWFIGVQFHPELKSKPFDPHPLFADFIRAAKENSRLV is encoded by the coding sequence ATGGCACGATATATTTTCATCACCGGTGGCGTGGTTTCGTCGCTTGGAAAAGGGCTGGCCTCGGCGGCTCTGGGTGCCTTGCTGCAGGCGCGTGGTTTCTCGGTCAGATTACGCAAGCTCGACCCCTATCTGAATGTTGACCCCGGCACGATGTCACCCTTTGAACACGGTGAGGTTTTTGTTACGGATGATGGCGCGGAAACCGACCTTGATCTGGGACACTATGAGCGTTTCACCGGTGTCGCGGCGCGCAGCACTGATTCCGTATCTTCCGGGCGGATTTATTCCACGGTTCTGGAAAAGGAACGGCGCGGTGATTACCTGGGCAAAACCATACAGGTGATCCCCCATGTGACGAATGAGATCAAGGATTTCATCGCCATCGGCGACGATGAGGTTGATTTCATGCTGTGTGAAATCGGCGGGACGGTCGGTGATATCGAAGGCTTACCATTCTTTGAAGCGATCCGGCAGTTCACCCATGACAAGCCGCGCGGGCAATGCATCTTTATGCACCTGACCTTGCTGCCCTATCTTGCCGCCTCAGGCGAGTTGAAAACCAAACCGACGCAGCATTCGGTCAAAGAACTGCAATCCATCGGCATTGCGCCCGATATCCTTGTCTGCCGCTCCGAACACCCGATTCCGGAAAAGGAACGGGAAAAAATCGCGCTGTTCTGCAACGTGCGCAAGGAAGCCGTTGTGGCGGCCTATGATCTGAAAACCATCTACGACGCGCCGCTTGCCTATCACGAACAGGGGCTTGATCAGGCTGTTCTGGATGCGTTTGACATCTCACCCGCGCCCAAACCCGACCTGACGGTATGGCGGGATGTGTCGGACCGGGTGCATAATCCCGAAGGCGAAGTCAAAGTGGCCATCGTCGGCAAATACACGCAGCTTGAGGATGCGTATAAATCCATTGCCGAGGCGCTGACCCACGGCGGAATGGCGAACCGCGTCAAGGTGATCGTGGAATGGGTCGACGCCGAAGTCTTCGACACGCAGGATGTCGCGCCGCACCTTGAAGGGTTCCACGCGATCCTTGTCCCCGGCGGGTTTGGAGAACGCGGCACCGAAGGCAAGATTAAGGCCGCTCAATATGCACGCGAGCACAATGTACCCTACCTTGGCATTTGCCTCGGCATGCAGATGGCCGTGATTGAAGCGGCCCGCAATGTGGCCAACATCAAGGCCGCAGGGTCCGAGGAATTCGACCATGAAGCGGGCAAGAAACGGTTTGAACCGGTTGTCTATCACCTCAAGGAATGGGTGCAGGGCAACGCCAAAGTGTCGCGCAGGGTTGGCGATGACAAGGGCGGAACCATGCGTCTGGGTGCTTATGATGCCGCCCTGACCCCGGGCACGCGGGTGGCAGATATCTATCACACCTCCGCCATTGATGAACGGCACCGCCACCGCTACGAGGTCGACATCAAGTACCGCGCGCAACTCGAAGATGCGGGCCTGGTGTTTTCCGGCATGTCCCCTGATGGCAAACTGCCAGAAATCATCGAATGGCCGAATCATCCATGGTTCATCGGCGTGCAATTTCACCCGGAATTGAAGTCGAAACCCTTTGATCCGCACCCCCTGTTCGCCGATTTCATCCGTGCCGCCAAAGAAAACAGCCGCCTCGTTTGA
- a CDS encoding TerB family tellurite resistance protein, with translation MFERLFPSRKPKAKPLPQPNAQLALGALLVRVAFADRQYRASEVGQIDRILAATFGLKPLEAAKLRATCEALERDAPGTPEFARILRDEVPYDDRRALAQAMWSVALADGERADDEEAMLEQIEEALGLSAEDIAQARKTALNDD, from the coding sequence ATGTTTGAACGACTGTTTCCCAGCAGAAAACCGAAGGCGAAACCGCTGCCGCAACCCAATGCACAGCTTGCACTTGGCGCTTTGCTTGTGCGGGTTGCCTTTGCCGATCGGCAATATCGCGCATCCGAGGTGGGGCAGATTGACCGTATTCTTGCGGCGACCTTCGGGCTGAAACCGCTGGAGGCCGCCAAGTTGCGCGCGACCTGCGAAGCATTGGAGCGGGACGCCCCAGGCACCCCCGAGTTTGCGCGCATTCTGCGCGACGAGGTGCCCTATGACGACCGTCGTGCCCTCGCACAAGCGATGTGGTCGGTTGCGCTGGCGGATGGGGAACGCGCCGACGATGAAGAAGCCATGCTTGAACAGATCGAAGAGGCATTGGGCCTGAGCGCAGAAGATATCGCCCAAGCGCGTAAAACGGCCCTCAATGACGATTGA